One window from the genome of Diabrotica virgifera virgifera chromosome 6, PGI_DIABVI_V3a encodes:
- the LOC126886795 gene encoding glutathione S-transferase-like isoform X4: protein MAHTYKLTYFDIQFIGRGEQIRLLLSYGGIPFEDIRIKHADWPKIKPTTPLGQLPVLEIDGKAIPQSTAICRYLASLVKLDGKDVKENIALDVAIETILDVQNLTYDCMFMSDAVAKEEKLKKLKQVISVNFGKLEEYAKKHNGYIAFERLSWADTLFVCVYQLLVNVVGKETVDAYPSLLKVKKNVLAAKGINNWIRNRPTYPGYDLKQDL, encoded by the exons ATGGCACACACATATAAACTGACCTACTTTGATATCCAGTTCATTGGAAGAGGTGAACAGATTCGATTGCTGTTGAGCTATGGAGGAATTCCGTTTGAGGATATACGCATCAAACATGCGGATTGGCCAAAAATTAAACCCA CTACTCCTCTTGGACAGCTTCCAGTATTAGAGATAGATGGAAAAGCAATCCCCCAATCTACGGCAATCTGTAGATACTTAGCATCACTGGTAAAACTGGATGGCAAAGATGTGAAAGAAAATATTGCACTAGATGTTGCCATCGAAACTATTTTGGATGTACAAAACC TTACCTACGATTGTATGTTTATGAGTGATGCGGTAGCAAAAGaggaaaaacttaaaaaactaaaaCAAGTCATATCTGTCAATTTTGGAAAATTAGAAGAATATGCGAAAAAACACAATGGCTACATAGCTTTTGAACGA TTGTCATGGGCTGATACTTTATTCGTCTGCGTCTATCAGTTATTGGTCAATGTTGTAGGTAAGGAGACTGTTGATGCTTATCCTAGTTTACTGAAAGTTAAGAAGAACGTTCTAGCTGCAAAAGGTATCAATAACTGGATTAGAAACCGACCAACGTACCCTGGATATGACCTGAAACAAGATCTGTAA
- the LOC126886797 gene encoding glutathione S-transferase-like, giving the protein MAHTYKLIYFDGPGKAEAIRMILSYGEIPFEDKRIQIGDWPKLKPTTPLGQLPLLEVDGKAIPQSTAICRYLASIVKLDGKDAKESLALDVAVETLFDVQKLSSEVSYEQDAARKKEKLEKLKQGLPVYLVKLDEYAKKHNGYIAFERLSWADILFVCIYEVLVNVAGKEAVASYPSLQQVKKNVLATKGINKWIKNRPALEGYDLKQDL; this is encoded by the exons ATGGCACATACATATAAACTTATATATTTTGACGGCCCCGGAAAGGCTGAAGCAATTAGAATGATCTTAAGCTATGGAGAAATTCCATTTGAGGACAAACGTATCCAGATTGGGGATTGGCCAAAACTTAAACCAA CTACCCCTCTTGGACAACTTCCCTTGTTAGAGGTCGATGGTAAAGCAATCCCTCAAAGTACTGCAATCTGCAGGTACTTGGCATCAATAGTAAAACTCGATGGCAAAGATGCAAAAGAAAGTCTTGCACTAGATGTTGCAGTAGAAACTCTTTTTGATGTACAAAAAC TGAGCTCCGAAGTAAGTTATGAACAGGACGCCGCTAGGAAAAAGGAAAAACTTGAAAAATTAAAACAAGGATTACCTGTTTATTTGGTAAAACTAGACGAATATGCTAAGAAACACAATGGTTACATAGCTTTTGAAAGG TTGTCATGGGCTGATATTTTATTCGTTTGCATATATGAAGTATTAGTTAATGTTGCAGGTAAGGAGGCTGTAGCTTCCTACCCTAGTTTACAGCAAGTTAAAAAGAATGTTCTAGCAACAAAAGGTATTAATAAATGGATTAAAAATAGACCAGCATTGGAGGGATACGATTTGAAACAAGatctttaa